From a single Fulvivirga ulvae genomic region:
- a CDS encoding SDR family oxidoreductase produces MILITGASGHLGGLIIENLLKTVPASQIAAMVRNAEKAGDLKAKGVDVRVGDYHDPASMEAAFKGVDKLLLISSSDFNERLQQHKNAVDAAKKAGVKHIFYTGVAMKDINASPLKPLLADHFQTEDYIRENGFTYTFLRNTLYFEVTPMFMGEQVFDTGVYFPAGDGKVAFATRADLAEATALLLTGEGVENKAFKLTGSEAVSFADIARELSALSGKEVAYISPDPKEFEATLKQFGLPEGIVQMSVLFAAGMKNNDFESTEDTLEEILGRKPETLSGFLKGVYSK; encoded by the coding sequence ATGATTTTAATAACAGGAGCCTCAGGGCACTTAGGAGGGTTAATAATAGAAAACCTATTGAAAACAGTACCAGCATCGCAAATAGCTGCCATGGTGCGCAATGCTGAGAAAGCCGGCGATCTTAAAGCCAAAGGTGTGGACGTGCGCGTAGGAGACTATCATGACCCGGCCTCTATGGAAGCTGCCTTTAAGGGTGTTGACAAATTATTACTTATTTCATCCAGCGATTTCAATGAGCGCCTGCAACAGCACAAAAATGCCGTTGACGCTGCTAAGAAAGCAGGTGTAAAGCATATTTTCTATACAGGAGTGGCTATGAAGGACATTAATGCCTCACCTCTGAAGCCATTACTGGCAGACCACTTCCAAACCGAAGACTATATCAGGGAAAACGGATTTACCTATACCTTCCTCAGAAATACACTTTATTTTGAGGTCACACCTATGTTTATGGGGGAGCAAGTGTTTGATACCGGAGTCTACTTCCCTGCCGGGGATGGTAAAGTTGCCTTTGCTACCAGAGCAGATCTGGCGGAAGCCACAGCACTGCTTCTGACAGGTGAAGGGGTGGAGAACAAAGCATTCAAACTTACAGGCTCAGAAGCAGTTTCTTTCGCGGATATTGCCCGTGAGCTTTCTGCACTTTCTGGTAAAGAAGTGGCTTACATTAGCCCTGATCCGAAGGAGTTTGAAGCTACACTTAAACAATTTGGTCTGCCTGAGGGCATAGTACAAATGTCGGTACTGTTTGCCGCAGGTATGAAAAACAATGACTTTGAAAGTACGGAAGATACTCTGGAAGAAATACTTGGTCGTAAACCTGAGACGCTTTCAGGATTTTTGAAAGGAGTATATAGCAAATAA